The sequence CCGAAAAACTCTCAGGTACCGGTGAAGTCCATGCATTGGACTTACACAAGCATAAGGTGAAATTAATTGACGAAAATGCGACTCGACTTGGATTAAATAATGTAAAGTCGGCAACCCTTGATAGTCGAAAAGCAGGAGAGAAGTTTGAAAAAGAAAGTTTCGATCGTATTTTAGTCGATGCTCCGTGCTCTGGCTTAGGTGTATTAAGAAGAAAACCGGATATTAAATATGCTAAAAAAGAGTCCGATCTTCTATCACTACAAAAGATTCAGCTGGACATCTTATCAGCGGTTGCACCACTGTTAAAAAAAGATGGACTTTTAGTTTATAGCACATGTACTGTAGACCAAAATGAGAATGAAGGTACTGTGGCGGCTTTCTTAAGTGATCATAGTGAATTTAAGCCTGATCCTCTAGATGGACTTCCGGATTCCATTACTCCTTTTATTAAAGAAAATCAATTACAAGTATTTCCACAAGATTTTGGTGGAGATGGGTTTTTCATTTCGTGTTTTAGAAAAAAATGAGTCGAAATAAATCAAATGTCGAAAGAAAAGCAGGAAAACTCACTAGAAAAGTCGTAAAAGTACAACAGCCCTTAATGAATCTTTGATTATCTAATACTTTGTAATCATATGTTTATTTCCTCAAAAGTGATAAGCCCGAAAATATTCGCTCTTTTCATTATCAACTCCATTCAGAATGAATGTGAAGCTGATCGTATATAACGAAGATAATCAAAGTGAATTCATTTTTTGAACTGAAATGCATCCAACTATGAGTATAAGGAGCTACTTGAATCAGGTGCAGAAGAAGAGACGAGGTGACCTAAGTGAAAACTGTTTATTTTACGGACAAAGGGAAAGTGCGTCAACTAAATGAAGATAGTGCCGGGGTATTTGTGAATCATCACGGCGATCATTTAGCTGTTGTAGCAGATGGAATGGGGGGCCACCGAGCAGGAGATGTTGCTAGTGGGCTCACCATTTCGATCTTAAAGGACTTATGGGAGAAAACCGAAAAATTTCACACCGCTGATGAAGCCGAAAATTGGTTAAAAACAACTATTAACGAAGTAAACAAAGAAGTATATACTTATTCTCAATCCAATTCGGAGTGCGAGGGAATGGGAACGACTCTTGTCGGAGCCATTTGCACCTCATTATTTGCAACCATTGTTAATATTGGTGACAGCAGAGGATATATTCTGAACGAAAATGGTTTTCATCAGCTAACAGAAGACCATACACTTGTGAATGAATTAGTTAGAAGCGGTGAAATTTCGAAAGAGGATGCAGAGCATCATCCAAGAAAAAATGTAATACTTAGAGCGATAGGTACGGAAGCTTCAATTACGATGGATATTAAAACGATAATGTTTGAAGAAGAAGACGTTATTTTATTGTGTTCAGACGGTCTTTCTAATAAAGTCTCCCAAAAAGAAATGAAAGAGATATTGGTTCATGACAACTCCCTAGAAAATAAAGGAGAGTCGCTTGTTCATTTAGCCAATGAATATGGCGGTGAGGATAATATTACCGTAGTAATTGTTGAGTTTGCCGCTGAAACGGAAAGCGGGTGATAACATGATGGAAGGAAAGCGCATCAGTGGGCGTTACAGAATCATTAAACTAATCGGCGGCGGAGGGATGGCCAACGTTTATTTAGCTCATGATGTGATTTTGGATCGTGAAGTGGCTATTAAAATGCTCAGAATCGATTTTGCCAATGAAGAGGAATTCATTAAACGATTCCAACGAGAAGCCCAATCTGCTACTAGCTTGACACATCCGAACATTGTGAGTATATACGATGTAGGAGAAGAAGACGATCTATACTATATTGTCATGGAATATGTTCATGGCATGACCTTAAAGCAATACATACAGCAGCATTCACCTGTTCATGTAGACAAAGCGATCGATATTATGAAGCAGTTAACCTTAGCGATGTCTCATGCTCATCAGAATCATATCGTTCACCGTGATATTAAGCCTCACAATATCCTGCTTGATGAAGATGGAAATGTGAAGATCACGGATTTCGGGATCGCGATGGCTCTTAGTGCCACTTCGATCACCCAGACCAATTCAGTCCTGGGATCGGTCCATTACCTCTCCCCTGAACAGGCGAGGGGCGGCATGGCCACAAAGAAATCAGATATCTACTCACTTGGAATCGTCATGTTTGAATTGTTAACGGGCAGACTCCCATTCTCTGGGGAATCAGCGGTTTCGATTGCTTTAAAACACTTGCAATCTGAAACTCCTTCTCTACGAAGATGGAATCCGGATATTCCACAGAGTGTTGAGAATATCGTATTAAAGGCAACGGCTAAAGACCCATTCAGACGGTATGAAAGCCTCGAGGATATGGACGAGGCATTGAGCTCAGCCTTGGACCCGGACCGGATGAATGAACCGAAATTCGCCGTTCCCCTTGATGACGAGGCAACAAAGGCCATTCCGGTCATCACCGATCAAAAGGCTTATTCGAATCTAGACGATACGATTGTTCACCATCATTCGGATACAGACAAATTACAAACGAAGCCAACTCCTCCCGTTCAAGAGGGGAAGAAGAACGGAAAGAAGAAAAATAAGAAGGGAACACCTAAGAAAAAGAGTAAAAAGAAGTGGCCGATTCTTATTATTAGTTTATTCTTTTTGCTTATTCTTTTAGGAGTTGCTGCTGTTACTTTCGTTCCTGAGCTGCTGGGGCCAAAGGAAATTCAGGTGCCCGATGTGGTCGAAAAAGATCAGACTGAAGCCATTTCCACCATCGTTTCAGAGGGGTTTGTCGTCGGAGAAACAAAAAAACAATCCCATGAAACGATTCCTGAAGGTTTTGTAATCAAGACCAACCCAAAGGCAGGACGGATGGCGAATGAAGGATCGGCTATAGATATCTATGTTAGTACAGGTAAAGAAAAAGTTCGAGTAGAGGACTATGTAGGAAAGAATTTTGAAGAGGTGTCCTCTGAACTTGAAGAAAAAGGATTCACGGTAGAGAAAGAAGAAGAGTTCAATGAATCCGAACCTGCTGGAACAATCACCGACCAGGATCCATCTCCTGGAGTAGAAGTCGTGGCAGATGAAACGACGATAACCTTTACCGTGAGTAAGGGAACTGAAAAGTTTGATTTAGAAAGCTTGGTAGGTTTCGATCAAACTGCACTTGATAAATATGAAGCTTCAAAGGAAATAAATATCATTGTACAGAGTGAAGTGTTTTCAGATGAGGTTGAAGAAGGTAGGGTGATTTCTCATAAGCCTGTGGCAGATACTCCTATTAGTAAGGGTGAGGATGTTTACGTTATCATGTCTAAGGGTCCTGAGCCACCGAAGGAAGTACCGACCAAGGAGTTTACAGAGGAAATGACCATTCCTTATACCAAGGACAATGGAGATCCTCAAGTAGTGGATATTTTTATTGAGGACAAGAATAAAAAGATTGAAGATAGTGACGAACTCATCAGCATTTATGAGGATACGACCATTACAATGAAGTTCACATTGGAAGAAGGAACTGTTGGGAAATATCGCATTCTCGTTGATGAAAAAGAGTATAAAACAGGTACTGTCGAGTATCCTAAAGAAGAATAAATGACAATTGCCAAAGGGCTGTACCGAGGTTTTTTATGAACCTGACGGGACAGTCCTCTTGTTTTCATTTATAATGATAATGATACATAACCCAGATGACTAAATTATTTAATGAATGTTTTTGAATAGGAGGTTTCGAATGCCTGAAGGAAAAATCGTTAAAGCATTAAGTGGATTTTACTATGTACTTTCAGAAGGAAGCGTTACGCAATGCCGGGGTAGAGGAAATTTCCGTAAGAATAAAATAACCCCCCTGGTGGGTGATTATGTTGAATTTCAAGCAGAGAACAAAACGGATGGATACATCCTGAAAGTCTTTCCACGTAAGAATGAGTTAGTACGTCCGCCGATTGCGAATGTCGATCAAGCGATATTGGTCTTCTCTGCAAGCGAACCAGATTTTAGCCCGGCATTACTTGACCGCTTTCTTGTGTTAGTGGAGAGTAAAGAAATAGAACCGCTTATTTGTGTTACCAAGATGGACTTGCTAACGCCTGATCAAACAAACAAGATCGAACGATATGTGAAAGATTACCGCTCATTTGGTTATGAAGTCCTGATGACGTCTTCTAAAACAGAGCATGGAGTAGAGGAATTAACACCTTATTTAAGTGATAAAATTTCTGTCTTTGCAGGCCAGTCCGGAGTTGGGAAATCATCCTTGCTTAATGCCTTGAAACCTGAACTTGAATTAAAGACGGCTATGATCTCCTCCCATTTGGGCCGGG is a genomic window of Rossellomorea sp. y25 containing:
- a CDS encoding Stp1/IreP family PP2C-type Ser/Thr phosphatase; protein product: MKTVYFTDKGKVRQLNEDSAGVFVNHHGDHLAVVADGMGGHRAGDVASGLTISILKDLWEKTEKFHTADEAENWLKTTINEVNKEVYTYSQSNSECEGMGTTLVGAICTSLFATIVNIGDSRGYILNENGFHQLTEDHTLVNELVRSGEISKEDAEHHPRKNVILRAIGTEASITMDIKTIMFEEEDVILLCSDGLSNKVSQKEMKEILVHDNSLENKGESLVHLANEYGGEDNITVVIVEFAAETESG
- the rsgA gene encoding ribosome small subunit-dependent GTPase A, which gives rise to MPEGKIVKALSGFYYVLSEGSVTQCRGRGNFRKNKITPLVGDYVEFQAENKTDGYILKVFPRKNELVRPPIANVDQAILVFSASEPDFSPALLDRFLVLVESKEIEPLICVTKMDLLTPDQTNKIERYVKDYRSFGYEVLMTSSKTEHGVEELTPYLSDKISVFAGQSGVGKSSLLNALKPELELKTAMISSHLGRGKHTTRHVELIDIEDGLVADTPGFSSLEFSELEIEELPQCFPEMVEVSDDCKFRGCLHINEPKCAVKAAVDEGEIPTYRYDHYLTFHKEIKERKPRY
- the pknB gene encoding Stk1 family PASTA domain-containing Ser/Thr kinase gives rise to the protein MMEGKRISGRYRIIKLIGGGGMANVYLAHDVILDREVAIKMLRIDFANEEEFIKRFQREAQSATSLTHPNIVSIYDVGEEDDLYYIVMEYVHGMTLKQYIQQHSPVHVDKAIDIMKQLTLAMSHAHQNHIVHRDIKPHNILLDEDGNVKITDFGIAMALSATSITQTNSVLGSVHYLSPEQARGGMATKKSDIYSLGIVMFELLTGRLPFSGESAVSIALKHLQSETPSLRRWNPDIPQSVENIVLKATAKDPFRRYESLEDMDEALSSALDPDRMNEPKFAVPLDDEATKAIPVITDQKAYSNLDDTIVHHHSDTDKLQTKPTPPVQEGKKNGKKKNKKGTPKKKSKKKWPILIISLFFLLILLGVAAVTFVPELLGPKEIQVPDVVEKDQTEAISTIVSEGFVVGETKKQSHETIPEGFVIKTNPKAGRMANEGSAIDIYVSTGKEKVRVEDYVGKNFEEVSSELEEKGFTVEKEEEFNESEPAGTITDQDPSPGVEVVADETTITFTVSKGTEKFDLESLVGFDQTALDKYEASKEINIIVQSEVFSDEVEEGRVISHKPVADTPISKGEDVYVIMSKGPEPPKEVPTKEFTEEMTIPYTKDNGDPQVVDIFIEDKNKKIEDSDELISIYEDTTITMKFTLEEGTVGKYRILVDEKEYKTGTVEYPKEE